The Streptomyces sp. NBC_01275 genome has a segment encoding these proteins:
- the rplS gene encoding 50S ribosomal protein L19: protein MAHLLDSVDVASLRTDVPAFRPGDTVNVHVRVIEGNRSRVQQFKGVVIRRQGAGVRETFTVRKVSFSVGVERTFPVHTPIVEKIELVTRGDVRRAKLYYLRELRGKAAKIKEKRDN, encoded by the coding sequence ATGGCTCACCTGCTCGACTCCGTCGACGTTGCGTCGCTGCGCACCGACGTCCCGGCCTTCCGCCCGGGCGACACCGTCAACGTCCACGTCCGCGTCATCGAGGGCAACCGCTCCCGTGTGCAGCAGTTCAAGGGCGTAGTCATCCGCCGCCAGGGCGCCGGTGTCCGCGAGACCTTCACGGTCCGCAAGGTCTCCTTCTCCGTGGGCGTGGAGCGCACCTTCCCGGTGCACACCCCGATCGTCGAGAAGATCGAGCTCGTCACCCGCGGTGACGTGCGTCGCGCCAAGCTGTACTACCTCCGTGAGCTGCGCGGCAAGGCCGCGAAGATCAAGGAGAAGCGCGACAACTGA
- the lepB gene encoding signal peptidase I gives MGDVAVGARSGHEGEEHGGRPVEAADPATDGAVTSGSDPAAGGDGPPADEPPRAERDGEGPGGPAPKPKKPRSFWKELPILIFIALILALLIKTFLVQAFSIPSASMENTLKEGDRVLVDKLTPWFGSEPERGEVVVFHDPDNWLAGEATTDPNALQTFLSWIGLMPSAEEKDLIKRVIGVGGDTVACKGTGPLTVNGKALNEPYVYPGNTPCSQDDQGGQFSVKIPKGYLWVMGDHRQNSRDSRYNQSDKNHGMVPVDQVVGRAIVKAWPITRWGTLPVPDTFDQTGLNTQSSASAALTVAPEGLALAGVVPIALWRRRRVGESAGESVAGSVGDSATR, from the coding sequence GTGGGGGATGTGGCGGTTGGCGCACGGTCCGGGCACGAGGGCGAGGAGCACGGCGGACGCCCCGTGGAAGCCGCCGACCCGGCTACGGACGGCGCCGTGACCTCCGGGAGTGACCCCGCGGCGGGCGGCGACGGCCCGCCCGCGGACGAGCCGCCCCGGGCCGAACGCGACGGGGAGGGGCCGGGCGGCCCGGCCCCCAAACCGAAGAAGCCGCGCTCCTTCTGGAAGGAGCTGCCGATCCTGATCTTCATCGCGCTCATCCTCGCGCTGCTGATCAAGACGTTCCTGGTGCAGGCCTTCTCGATCCCGTCCGCCTCGATGGAGAACACCCTCAAGGAGGGCGACCGGGTCCTCGTCGACAAGCTGACCCCGTGGTTCGGCTCCGAGCCCGAGCGCGGCGAGGTCGTCGTCTTCCACGACCCGGACAACTGGCTGGCCGGCGAGGCGACGACTGACCCGAACGCCCTGCAGACCTTCCTCAGCTGGATCGGCCTGATGCCGTCCGCGGAGGAGAAGGACCTCATCAAGCGGGTCATCGGCGTCGGCGGCGACACCGTCGCCTGCAAGGGCACGGGCCCGCTCACGGTCAACGGCAAGGCGCTCAACGAGCCGTACGTGTACCCGGGCAACACCCCGTGCAGCCAGGACGACCAGGGCGGCCAGTTCTCGGTGAAGATCCCCAAGGGCTACCTCTGGGTGATGGGCGACCACCGCCAGAACTCGCGCGACTCCCGCTACAACCAGTCGGACAAGAACCACGGCATGGTGCCCGTCGACCAGGTCGTCGGCCGCGCCATCGTCAAGGCCTGGCCGATCACCCGCTGGGGCACGCTGCCGGTGCCGGACACCTTCGACCAGACCGGCCTGAACACCCAGTCCTCGGCGTCCGCGGCCCTCACGGTCGCTCCCGAGGGCCTCGCCCTCGCCGGGGTCGTGCCGATCGCCCTGTGGCGCCGTCGGCGCGTGGGGGAGAGCGCGGGAGAGTCCGTGGCGGGGTCCGTGGGGGATTCCGCGACCCGCTGA
- the lepB gene encoding signal peptidase I, whose translation MDTEAQSTERDRSSRPAVSADPSPEAPDTDGPEGRSRFALVAWITDRIPGGRFSLTLLICLLFLLLLNAFMAQPFQIPSGSMENGLRIGDRVLVNKLAYRFGARPQRGDVVVFDGTGYFGDADYIKRVVGVGGDHVVCCDKEGRIEVNGRSVDESTFLYPGDSPSTVDFDVVVPDGMLFVLGDHRSHSSDSRDHLGSPGGGMIPVDDVIGRADWIVWPFAHLTRLDRPSVYARVPAAEGAHG comes from the coding sequence ATGGACACCGAAGCACAGTCGACCGAGCGCGACCGCTCCTCCCGCCCTGCCGTCTCCGCGGACCCCTCACCAGAGGCCCCGGACACGGACGGACCGGAGGGACGGTCGCGTTTCGCGTTGGTGGCGTGGATCACGGACCGGATCCCGGGCGGCCGGTTCAGCCTGACCCTGCTGATCTGCCTGCTGTTTTTGCTGCTCCTCAACGCTTTCATGGCGCAACCGTTCCAGATTCCCAGCGGATCCATGGAGAACGGATTGAGGATCGGTGACCGGGTTCTCGTAAATAAGTTGGCGTACCGTTTCGGAGCCCGGCCCCAGCGCGGTGACGTGGTTGTGTTCGACGGCACCGGGTATTTCGGGGACGCCGACTACATCAAGCGCGTTGTGGGTGTAGGGGGAGATCACGTGGTCTGCTGCGACAAGGAGGGAAGGATCGAGGTGAACGGCCGGTCGGTCGACGAGTCGACGTTCCTGTATCCCGGAGACAGTCCGTCCACGGTGGACTTCGACGTCGTCGTGCCCGACGGCATGCTGTTCGTCCTCGGCGACCACCGCAGCCACTCCAGCGACTCCCGTGACCATCTGGGCTCGCCGGGCGGCGGCATGATCCCGGTCGACGACGTGATCGGGCGGGCGGACTGGATCGTCTGGCCCTTCGCGCATCTCACCCGCCTCGACCGCCCGAGCGTCTACGCGCGCGTGCCCGCCGCGGAGGGCGCCCATGGGTAA
- the lepB gene encoding signal peptidase I — protein MGNRGRPRGVPVSAAEGLLPTGARRTSGSAGGRSRAERRKLQRKVKRKRRRSAVREIPLLVGVAVLIALVLKTFLVQAFVIPSGSMEQTIRIGDRVLVDKFTPWFGSEPERGDVVVFKDPGGWLKDEQTTTKKDDPIVVKQIKEGLTFIGLLPSDDEKDLIKRVVGVGGDHVVCCDTEGRVTVNGVPLNEGSYLYPGNAPSDAAFDITVPEGRLWVMGDHRGNSADSRAHQNTDYGGTVALSSVVGRAKVIAWPFGHWTSLKEPQTFSSVTSGAASTATGAAQQSHRVAPDDPNGSVRQLPSPAELPLVMGVVGLRRTWGRQRHRVRSWRGGCGGWRTVRARGRGARRTPRGSRRPGYGRRRDLRE, from the coding sequence ATGGGTAACCGCGGCAGGCCGCGCGGCGTTCCGGTCAGCGCGGCGGAAGGCCTTCTGCCCACCGGCGCACGGCGCACGTCCGGCTCGGCCGGCGGACGCTCGCGCGCGGAGCGGCGCAAGCTCCAGCGCAAGGTCAAGCGCAAGCGCAGGCGCTCGGCCGTCCGGGAGATACCGCTCCTGGTCGGGGTCGCGGTGCTGATAGCCCTGGTCCTGAAGACCTTCCTGGTGCAGGCCTTCGTGATCCCGTCCGGCTCCATGGAGCAGACGATCCGGATCGGCGACCGCGTCCTGGTCGACAAGTTCACCCCGTGGTTCGGCTCCGAGCCCGAGCGCGGTGACGTCGTCGTGTTCAAGGACCCCGGCGGCTGGCTCAAGGACGAGCAGACCACCACGAAGAAGGACGACCCCATCGTCGTCAAGCAGATCAAGGAAGGGCTCACCTTCATCGGTCTGCTGCCGTCCGACGACGAGAAGGACCTCATCAAGCGGGTCGTCGGCGTGGGCGGCGACCACGTCGTGTGCTGTGACACGGAAGGGCGAGTCACGGTCAACGGCGTTCCCCTGAACGAGGGAAGCTATCTGTACCCCGGGAACGCCCCGTCCGACGCGGCGTTCGACATCACCGTCCCCGAGGGCCGGCTGTGGGTGATGGGCGACCACCGGGGCAACTCCGCGGACTCCCGCGCACACCAGAACACCGACTACGGCGGCACGGTGGCCCTGAGTTCCGTGGTCGGGCGGGCCAAGGTCATCGCCTGGCCCTTCGGTCACTGGACGTCCCTCAAGGAACCGCAAACCTTTTCCTCCGTGACCTCCGGCGCGGCCTCCACGGCGACCGGAGCCGCCCAGCAGTCGCATAGGGTTGCTCCTGACGATCCGAACGGAAGCGTCCGACAACTCCCGAGCCCTGCGGAACTCCCGCTCGTTATGGGAGTGGTGGGCCTGCGTCGTACATGGGGCAGGCAGCGGCACAGAGTGAGGAGTTGGCGTGGGGGATGTGGCGGTTGGCGCACGGTCCGGGCACGAGGGCGAGGAGCACGGCGGACGCCCCGTGGAAGCCGCCGACCCGGCTACGGACGGCGCCGTGACCTCCGGGAGTGA